A genome region from Purpureocillium takamizusanense chromosome 8, complete sequence includes the following:
- a CDS encoding uncharacterized protein (COG:I~EggNog:ENOG503P27F) gives MPTKVLQNIEGCKAFPSDQSQIPDGKYMITSDEERTVEAADDNIRAEIWFKTPALDIATIRKIDRLQLLADSHDQGYADVTSGGNWTWFELAILEDESAYKPRVKDGVELVWKSHYNRFLEEEFGWDGNVIAVRLCARFTGWSIAARKGYLTMEIDTDDIERDPPPAYGEIVSKIENIQAVFREVNSSIQAGFMPTLPDALHTAQLLSTGAERPLRVLSLDGGGVRGLSSLHLLNAVMKKAAPDKKPCEVFDMIGGTSTGGYIAIMLGRLKMSVDECIGKYQDFMVKIFNKGTLKKGLDFIANGEFYDETVLEGLIKQLVKEKTGGEDTELLEAAGNPTCKVFCMAVNQQAGNNRAPIFLRSYQNKQEMSLIPDIKIWQAARATSAAPAYFAPITVGDYTLVDGGMGANNPLGWLWTEVLAVFGPARPTSCFLSIGTGMAANQSITAPGAVPSHTVEAAFAAVATNTELTNILFRALVNAFAPRPMEKKYWRLNVSQEIPAWDEEKRTWFGLGGTSIVHHQQDYKDVGALDDVGALKALIEMTGKYIGDQDAIIGECAKALMAAVA, from the exons ATGCCCACCAAAGTGCTGCAGAATATCGAGGGCTGCAAGGCCTTCCCGTCCGACCAGTCGCAGATTCCAGATGGCAAGTACATGATCACGAGCGATGAAGAGCGCACCGTGGAagctgccgacgacaacATCCGAGCCGAGATATGGTTCAAGACCCCG GCCTTGGACATTGCGACTATTCGCAAGATCGACCGTCTCCAGCTCCTGGCGGACTCGCACGACCAGGGCTACGCCGACGTGACCTCGGGCGGGAACTGGACGTGGTTCGAGCTCGCCATCCTGGAAGACGAGTCTGCCTATAAGCCGCgcgtcaaggacggcgtGGAGCTCGTTTGGAAGAGTCACTATAACCGcttcctcgaggaggagTTTGGCTGG GATGGCAACGTCATTGCCGTCCGCCTCTGCGCGCGCTTCACCGGCTGGTCCATCGCAGCGCGAAAGGGCTACCTCACGATGGAGATTGACACGGACGACA TCGAGCGCgacccccctcccgcctATGGCGAGATCGTCTCCAAGATCGAAAACATCCAAGCCGTCTTCAGGGAAGTCAACAGCTCCATCCAGGCGGGCTTCATGCCCACTCTGCCTGACGCGCTCCACACGGCACAACTTCTCAGCACCGGCGCAGAGCGACCCCTGCGTGTGCTCTCCCTCG acgggggcggcgtccgCGGCCTCTCCTCGCTGCAcctcctcaacgccgtcatGAAAAAGGCCGCGCCGGACAAGAAGCCCTGCGAGGTGTTCGACATGAttggcggcaccagcacggGCGGATACATTGCCATTATGCTCGGGCGCCTCAAGATGAGCGTGGACGAGTGCATCGGCAAGTACCAAGACTTCATGGTCAAGATCTTCAACAAGGGCACGCTCAAAAAGGGCCTCGACTTcatcgccaacggcgagTTTTACGACGAGACGGTCCTGGAGGGCCTGATTAAGCAGCTCGTCAAAgagaagacgggcggcgaagatacggagctgctcgaggcggccggcaATCCCACCTGCAAGGT TTTCTGCATGGCCGTGAACCAGCAGGCCGGCAACAACCGCGCCCCCATCTTCCTCCGCTCGTACCAGAACAAGCAGGAAATGTCCCTCATCCCGGACATCAAGATATggcaggccgcccgcgcgacGTCCGCCGCACCGGCGTATTTCGCTCCCATTACTGTTGGCGACTAcacgctcgtcgacgggggcATGGGGGCGAACAACCCCTTAGGATG GCTTTGGACAGAagtcctcgccgtcttcggcCCCGCGCGTCCCACGTCGTGCTTCCTCTCCATCGGCacgggcatggccgccaaccaatccatcaccgcccccggcgccgtcccgAGCCAcaccgtcgaggcggcctttgccgccgtcgccaccaatACCGAGCTGACAAACATCCTCTTCCGCGCCCTGGTCAACGCCTTTGCTCCCCGGCCGATGGAGAAGAAGTACTGGCGCCTCAACGTCAGCCAGGAGATCCCCGCCTGGGATGAGGAGAAGCGAACCTGGTTCGGGCTCGGTGGCACGTCCATTGTGCATCATCAGCAAGACTACAAGGACGttggcgcgctcgacgacgtgggtGCCCTCAAAGCGCTCATCGAGATGACCGGAAAGTACATTGGCGATCAGGATGCCATCATTGGCGAGTGTGCAAAGGCCCTGATGGCAGCTGTGGCATGA
- a CDS encoding uncharacterized protein (EggNog:ENOG503PSPG) produces the protein MAPYYDIATRALVVGLKAPCCGKTTAEVAALLGISIRQVNRIYAKAIERGFDPNQRPMVIKDEYLQDAPRSGRPTKQTEETTQQILANVGTDPHGREKTCADIARELSVNGCPISETTVWRILRTAGLQKTNLDLGEEVDYEERR, from the coding sequence ATGGCCCCATACTATGATATTGCAACGCGAGCTCTTGTTGTTGGGCTCAAGGCTCCTTGTTGCGGCAAAACGACTGCTGAAGTTGCTGCTCTTCTTGGGATATCAATACGGCAAGTTAACCGTATTTATGCCAAGGCAATTGAGCGCGGATTTGATCCAAACCAGCGGCCCATGGTCATCAAAGACGAATACCTCCAGGATGCCCCAAggtccggccggccgactAAGCAGACCGAAGAGACTACGCAGCAGATTCTAGCCAACGTTGGAACTGACCCGCACGGACGGGAGAAGACGTGTGCTGATATTGCCCGCGAGCTTAGCGTCAATGGCTGCCCTATTTCTGAGACGACGGTTTGGAGGATCCTCAGGACTGCCGGCCTTCAAAAGACCAACTTGGACTTGGGTGAAGAGGTTGACTACGAAGAAAGGCGCTAA